In Pseudomonas sp. DNDY-54, a genomic segment contains:
- the coxB gene encoding cytochrome c oxidase subunit II — MARQVANVWWGMFAFATLVLIVVSVLWVYALARKPRETSDEQAIRINRRWVIGGGIVLPSVSIIVLLIFGIPTGRSMMPLPVEGEQPLKVEVTGHQWWWEVHYPDSGVTTANQLIMPAGRLIDVHVTSADVIHSFWIPRLGGKMDMVPGRTNVIRLEAGHTGVFHGQCSEFCGLQHTHMKLHVEALDEGGFNEWIAARENHSVGQRAPGEAGQVFEERCGQCHRVAGISNGDRAPDLTDLATRPTLGAGVIENDSEGLRRWLREHKDLKFGNGMPAHDDVPPETLDQIAAWLETLAP; from the coding sequence ATGGCACGCCAGGTGGCGAACGTGTGGTGGGGCATGTTCGCCTTCGCCACGCTGGTGTTGATAGTGGTCAGTGTGCTGTGGGTCTACGCATTGGCGCGCAAGCCACGCGAGACCAGCGATGAGCAAGCGATACGAATCAATCGCCGCTGGGTCATCGGTGGCGGCATCGTGCTGCCGAGTGTCAGCATTATCGTGCTGCTGATCTTCGGTATCCCTACGGGCCGCAGCATGATGCCGCTCCCCGTTGAGGGCGAGCAGCCGTTAAAGGTCGAAGTCACCGGGCACCAGTGGTGGTGGGAGGTGCATTACCCGGACAGCGGCGTCACCACGGCCAATCAACTGATCATGCCAGCCGGCCGGCTGATAGACGTGCATGTCACCAGCGCTGACGTGATCCATTCGTTCTGGATACCGCGGCTCGGCGGAAAAATGGACATGGTGCCGGGGCGTACCAATGTCATTCGGCTCGAGGCCGGGCACACCGGTGTCTTTCATGGACAGTGCTCCGAGTTCTGCGGCCTGCAGCACACACACATGAAGCTTCATGTCGAAGCGCTGGACGAAGGTGGTTTCAACGAATGGATTGCCGCCCGGGAAAACCACAGCGTTGGGCAGCGCGCTCCAGGTGAAGCCGGCCAGGTTTTCGAGGAACGCTGCGGCCAGTGCCACCGCGTGGCAGGCATCAGCAATGGCGACCGGGCGCCGGATCTGACCGACCTGGCGACACGCCCCACCTTGGGCGCCGGCGTCATCGAGAACGACAGCGAAGGACTGCGTCGCTGGCTGCGTGAACACAAAGACCTCAAGTTCGGCAACGGCATGCCGGCGCATGACGACGTACCGCCGGAAACCCTTGACCAGATTGCCGCTTGGCTGGAGACGCTCGCGCCATGA
- a CDS encoding DUF2231 domain-containing protein has protein sequence MANNRDSIHSRAAIAGHPLHPMLIHFPVAALTGLLPVDLAHIWTLDDFWWRAGLWLAGVGALGGWVASIFGLIDLLTVREIRQKITAWCHAILAVMMLSLASLNWLLRYQNEGDNMHLWALYLSAITAGLISLAAYLGGRLVYEHAVGVDLDKV, from the coding sequence ATGGCCAATAACCGAGATTCCATTCACAGCCGCGCCGCAATCGCCGGGCATCCCCTGCACCCCATGCTGATCCACTTTCCGGTGGCAGCGCTGACTGGCTTGCTGCCCGTTGACCTTGCTCATATCTGGACGCTGGATGACTTCTGGTGGCGTGCGGGGCTGTGGCTGGCTGGCGTTGGGGCGCTGGGTGGTTGGGTGGCGAGCATCTTCGGGCTGATCGATCTGCTCACCGTGCGCGAGATTCGTCAGAAGATCACGGCCTGGTGCCATGCGATCCTCGCCGTGATGATGCTCTCGTTGGCTTCGCTCAACTGGTTGCTGCGCTATCAGAACGAGGGAGACAACATGCACCTCTGGGCGCTGTACCTGTCTGCGATCACGGCCGGGCTGATCTCCCTTGCCGCCTATCTCGGGGGGCGATTGGTCTACGAACATGCCGTTGGGGTCGATCTGGACAAGGTCTGA
- the tusA gene encoding sulfurtransferase TusA: MSHPAELSADAVLDASGLNCPEPVMMLHNKVRALGGGELLKVIATDPSTQRDIPKFCVFLGHELVGQQADEGTYFYWIRKKND; the protein is encoded by the coding sequence ATGTCCCACCCTGCTGAACTGTCCGCCGACGCGGTGCTCGATGCCAGCGGCTTGAACTGCCCTGAGCCGGTCATGATGCTGCACAACAAAGTCCGTGCGCTCGGCGGCGGCGAGCTGCTCAAGGTGATCGCCACCGATCCCTCGACCCAGCGCGATATTCCCAAGTTCTGCGTATTTCTCGGCCATGAGCTAGTGGGCCAACAGGCCGACGAGGGGACGTACTTCTACTGGATTCGCAAAAAGAACGACTGA
- the acnA gene encoding aconitate hydratase AcnA codes for MPSLDSLNCRRSLDVNGKTYHYYSLPEAAKQLGDISRLPTSLKVLLENLLRWEDDVTVRADDFNSLAVWLKTHTSEREIQYRPARVLMQDFTGVPAVVDLTAMRDAVSRAGGDPQRINPLSPVDLVIDHSVMVDRFGTDQAFGQNVDIEMQRNGERYEFLRWGQQAFDNFRVVPPGTGICHQVNLEYLGQVVWTKDEDGETIAYPDTLVGTDSHTTMINGLGVLGWGVGGIEAEAAMLGQPVSMLLPEVIGMRLTGKLNEGVTATDLVLTVTQMLRKHGVVGKFVEFFGPGLDHLPLADRATIGNMAPEYGATCGFFPVDQVTIDYLRLTGRDEDRIALVEAYSKAQGMWRDTNSPDPVFTATLELDLSQVQPSLAGPKRPQDRVSLGDIGANFDLLLETSGKAQQSGTSVPVAGEEFGLKHGAVVIAAITSCTNTSNPNVLMAAGLVAKKALERGLKRAPWVKSSLAPGSKVVTDYLERAGLTTYLDQLGFNLVGYGCTTCIGNSGPLPDAIGQAITDNDLIVSSVLSGNRNFEGRVHPLVKANWLASPPLVVAFALAGTTRINMDKDPLGYDQQNQPVYLKDIWPTSAEVNEAVSNIDGQMFRTRYADVFSGDEHWQSIAVTAGDTYKWNNQSSYVQNPPFFEDIGQPLVPPSDVENARILALFGDSITTDHISPAGNIKASSPAGLYLQQLGVKPEDFNSYGSRRGNHEVMMRGTFANIRIKNEMLGGEEGGETLHQPSGERLSIYDAAMRYQNEGVPLVVVAGKEYGTGSSRDWAAKGTNLLGVKAVIAESFERIHRSNLIGMGVLALQFVGDQTRQSLGLKGDEKLSIRGLGADIKPRQLLTVDVERADGSRDNFQVLCRIDTLNEVQYFKAGGILHFVLRQLIDS; via the coding sequence ATGCCATCCCTGGACAGTTTGAACTGCCGTAGAAGCCTAGACGTCAACGGCAAAACCTATCACTACTACAGCCTGCCCGAAGCGGCGAAACAGCTGGGCGACATCAGCCGGCTACCGACTTCACTGAAGGTCCTGCTTGAAAACCTGCTGCGCTGGGAAGATGACGTCACGGTGCGTGCCGATGACTTCAACTCGCTCGCGGTATGGCTGAAAACCCACACGTCCGAGCGCGAAATTCAGTACCGCCCCGCGCGCGTGCTGATGCAGGACTTTACCGGCGTGCCGGCGGTGGTTGACCTGACCGCCATGCGCGACGCGGTGTCCCGGGCGGGCGGTGACCCTCAGCGCATCAATCCGCTGTCACCGGTCGATCTGGTGATCGACCACTCCGTGATGGTCGACCGTTTTGGCACCGACCAGGCATTCGGACAGAACGTCGACATCGAAATGCAGCGCAACGGCGAACGCTACGAGTTCCTGCGCTGGGGTCAGCAGGCCTTCGACAATTTCCGCGTCGTGCCGCCAGGCACCGGCATCTGTCACCAGGTCAATCTCGAATACCTGGGGCAAGTGGTCTGGACGAAGGACGAAGACGGCGAAACGATTGCCTACCCGGACACGCTGGTCGGCACTGACTCCCACACCACCATGATCAACGGCCTCGGCGTTTTGGGCTGGGGCGTAGGCGGTATCGAGGCCGAAGCGGCCATGCTCGGCCAGCCCGTGTCGATGCTGCTTCCCGAAGTGATCGGCATGCGCCTGACCGGCAAGCTCAATGAAGGCGTGACCGCGACCGATCTGGTTCTCACTGTAACGCAGATGCTGCGCAAGCATGGCGTGGTGGGCAAGTTCGTGGAATTCTTCGGTCCGGGCCTGGACCACCTGCCCCTCGCCGACCGCGCGACGATCGGCAACATGGCACCGGAATATGGCGCCACGTGCGGCTTCTTCCCGGTAGATCAGGTCACCATTGACTACCTGCGCCTGACCGGGCGCGACGAGGACCGCATCGCCCTGGTCGAGGCTTATAGCAAGGCGCAGGGCATGTGGCGCGACACAAACTCGCCGGACCCGGTATTTACCGCCACCCTTGAACTGGATCTAAGCCAGGTTCAACCCTCGCTTGCCGGCCCCAAACGTCCGCAAGATCGCGTGTCGCTGGGTGATATCGGCGCCAACTTCGATCTATTGCTCGAAACCAGCGGCAAGGCTCAGCAGTCCGGCACCTCTGTCCCCGTGGCTGGCGAGGAGTTCGGACTCAAACATGGCGCCGTGGTCATCGCGGCGATTACATCCTGTACCAACACCTCCAACCCGAACGTGCTGATGGCAGCCGGTCTGGTGGCGAAGAAAGCACTGGAGCGCGGCTTAAAGCGGGCGCCCTGGGTGAAGTCCTCGCTGGCACCGGGCTCCAAAGTGGTAACCGACTACCTGGAGCGCGCCGGACTGACGACCTATCTGGATCAGCTGGGCTTCAATCTGGTCGGTTATGGTTGCACCACTTGCATCGGCAACTCAGGCCCGCTGCCCGACGCCATCGGCCAGGCGATCACCGATAACGACCTCATCGTTTCGTCGGTGCTCTCGGGCAACCGCAACTTTGAAGGCCGGGTGCATCCCCTCGTCAAAGCCAACTGGCTGGCTTCGCCGCCGCTTGTGGTCGCCTTCGCCTTGGCAGGTACCACACGGATCAACATGGACAAGGACCCGCTGGGCTACGACCAGCAGAACCAGCCGGTGTATCTGAAAGACATCTGGCCGACCAGCGCCGAAGTGAACGAGGCGGTCAGCAATATCGACGGCCAAATGTTCCGAACTCGCTACGCAGACGTCTTCAGCGGCGACGAACACTGGCAATCCATCGCCGTCACGGCCGGCGACACCTACAAGTGGAACAACCAGTCCAGTTACGTGCAGAACCCGCCGTTCTTCGAAGACATCGGTCAGCCGTTGGTGCCGCCAAGTGACGTCGAGAACGCGCGAATCCTGGCGCTGTTCGGTGACTCGATCACCACCGACCACATCTCCCCTGCCGGCAACATCAAAGCCAGTTCGCCAGCTGGACTCTACCTGCAGCAACTGGGTGTGAAGCCCGAGGACTTCAACTCCTACGGCTCGCGTCGTGGCAACCATGAAGTAATGATGCGCGGCACCTTTGCCAACATCCGTATCAAGAACGAAATGCTTGGCGGCGAAGAAGGCGGCGAGACGCTGCATCAACCCAGCGGCGAGCGGCTGTCCATCTACGACGCGGCGATGCGTTATCAGAACGAGGGTGTGCCGCTGGTGGTAGTGGCCGGAAAGGAATACGGCACCGGTTCCAGCCGTGACTGGGCAGCCAAGGGGACCAACCTGCTGGGCGTCAAGGCGGTTATCGCAGAGAGCTTCGAGCGGATTCACCGCTCCAACCTCATCGGCATGGGTGTGCTGGCGCTGCAGTTCGTCGGCGATCAAACCCGCCAGTCACTGGGACTGAAGGGGGACGAGAAGCTGTCGATTCGCGGTCTCGGTGCTGATATCAAACCACGTCAGCTCTTGACCGTAGACGTGGAGCGAGCCGATGGCTCTCGAGACAATTTCCAGGTGCTCTGCCGCATCGATACCCTTAACGAAGTGCAGTACTTCAAGGCCGGAGGCATCCTCCATTTCGTATTGCGTCAGCTAATCGACAGCTAA
- a CDS encoding alpha/beta family hydrolase, whose product MGKGQMAGIDADQYSQSGETPLVRVDQPVNTAGSSLILAHGAGAPMDSPFMQQMTERLVERGVAVFRFEFAYMAERRATGRKRPPNPQAQLLQQWREVYGAVRQQTAGPLAIGGKSMGGRMASLLADELEVDALICLGYPFYATGKPEKPRVAHLADLATPTLIVQGERDALGDRTAVTAYRLSPAIYLHWLAAADHDLKPLKRTGLTHEQHLDSAADAVATFLRKV is encoded by the coding sequence ATGGGGAAAGGGCAAATGGCCGGTATTGACGCCGATCAATACTCACAGAGCGGCGAAACCCCGCTCGTCAGGGTCGATCAGCCCGTGAATACGGCCGGTAGCAGCCTGATACTGGCCCACGGCGCGGGCGCTCCGATGGATAGCCCGTTCATGCAACAGATGACCGAACGGCTGGTAGAACGCGGTGTTGCGGTGTTTCGCTTCGAGTTCGCTTATATGGCTGAGCGGCGTGCAACAGGGCGCAAGCGTCCGCCAAACCCGCAGGCGCAGCTATTGCAGCAGTGGCGTGAAGTCTACGGGGCGGTGCGACAGCAAACCGCAGGTCCGCTGGCCATCGGCGGCAAGTCCATGGGCGGGCGCATGGCCAGCCTGTTGGCCGACGAGTTGGAGGTCGATGCGCTGATCTGCCTGGGCTATCCGTTCTATGCGACAGGCAAGCCTGAAAAACCGCGTGTAGCGCATCTCGCCGATCTGGCTACACCGACACTTATCGTTCAGGGTGAGCGCGATGCGTTAGGCGATCGCACCGCGGTTACTGCGTACAGGTTGTCACCGGCGATTTACCTGCATTGGCTCGCCGCCGCAGACCATGATCTGAAGCCGTTGAAACGGACGGGACTGACCCACGAGCAGCACCTCGATAGCGCCGCGGATGCCGTCGCGACCTTCTTGCGGAAGGTGTGA
- the rlmM gene encoding 23S rRNA (cytidine(2498)-2'-O)-methyltransferase RlmM — protein MKTLLLHCRPGFENEVCAEISDQAARLDVAGYAKAKPNSACAEFVCTESEGTERLMRGIRFSRLIFARQWARGDYLALPETDRIGVLLEQLAAYPVCSSLWLEVLDTNDGKELSNFCRKFEAPLRKALIKAGKLKESANGPRLLLTFKSGREVFVGVADADNSAMWPMGIPRLKFPRQAPSRSTLKLEEAWHHFIPREQWDTRLASGMTAVDLGASPGGWTWQLVNRDIEVMAVDNGPMNEELLESGLVGHYRADGFAFRPKRAVDWMVCDIVEKPAKNAALLETWIGEGLCREAVVNLKLPMKQRYAEVKRLLERIADGLAERGVKASIGCKQLYHDREEVTCHLRRL, from the coding sequence ATGAAAACACTGCTGCTGCATTGCCGACCGGGCTTCGAGAACGAAGTCTGCGCCGAGATCAGCGATCAGGCTGCTCGCCTGGACGTGGCCGGCTACGCCAAAGCGAAACCGAACAGCGCGTGTGCCGAGTTCGTCTGCACTGAATCGGAGGGTACGGAGCGGTTGATGCGAGGTATCCGCTTTTCCCGGCTGATCTTTGCGCGGCAATGGGCGCGTGGCGACTACCTGGCGCTGCCCGAAACTGACCGCATTGGCGTGTTGCTCGAACAGCTCGCCGCGTACCCGGTCTGTAGCAGTCTTTGGCTGGAAGTGCTGGATACCAATGACGGCAAGGAGTTGTCGAACTTCTGTCGAAAGTTCGAAGCCCCGCTGCGCAAGGCGCTGATCAAGGCCGGAAAGCTGAAGGAAAGCGCCAACGGTCCGCGTCTGTTACTCACGTTCAAGAGCGGTCGGGAAGTCTTTGTTGGCGTCGCCGACGCCGATAACAGCGCCATGTGGCCGATGGGCATTCCGCGATTGAAATTCCCGCGTCAGGCGCCGAGCCGCTCGACGCTGAAGCTGGAAGAAGCCTGGCATCACTTCATTCCACGTGAGCAGTGGGACACCCGATTGGCATCCGGCATGACCGCGGTCGATCTCGGCGCCTCGCCCGGCGGTTGGACCTGGCAGTTGGTCAACCGGGATATCGAAGTCATGGCGGTCGACAACGGCCCCATGAACGAGGAATTGCTCGAGTCAGGTCTGGTCGGCCATTACCGCGCCGATGGTTTCGCCTTCCGTCCGAAGCGGGCGGTGGACTGGATGGTCTGCGATATCGTCGAAAAGCCTGCGAAGAATGCGGCCTTGCTGGAAACCTGGATCGGCGAAGGCTTGTGTCGCGAGGCGGTGGTGAATCTCAAACTGCCAATGAAACAGCGCTACGCGGAGGTGAAGCGCCTGCTGGAACGTATCGCTGACGGACTTGCCGAACGGGGCGTGAAGGCGAGCATCGGTTGCAAGCAGCTGTACCACGACCGCGAGGAAGTGACCTGTCATTTGCGCCGGTTATGA
- the ccoO gene encoding cytochrome-c oxidase, cbb3-type subunit II yields the protein MKKHEILEKNVGLLTLFMILAVSIGGLTQIVPLFFQDVVNEPVEGMKPYTALELEGRDIYIREGCVGCHSQMIRPFRAETERYGHYSVAGESVYDHPFLWGSKRTGPDLARVGGRYSDDWHRAHLYNPRNVVPESKMPSYPWLVEDTLNGKDTAAKMKALRSVGVPYSDDDIAAAGEAVKGKTEMDALVAYLQVLGTALQNKR from the coding sequence ATGAAGAAGCACGAAATACTCGAAAAGAACGTCGGCCTGCTGACCCTGTTCATGATCCTGGCGGTGAGCATCGGTGGCCTGACCCAGATCGTCCCCCTGTTCTTCCAGGACGTGGTGAACGAGCCGGTGGAAGGCATGAAGCCCTACACCGCGCTCGAGCTGGAAGGCCGCGACATCTATATCCGTGAAGGTTGCGTGGGTTGCCACTCACAAATGATTCGCCCGTTCCGTGCCGAGACCGAGCGCTACGGTCACTACTCGGTAGCCGGTGAAAGCGTCTACGACCACCCCTTCCTGTGGGGTTCGAAGCGTACCGGCCCGGACCTCGCGCGCGTCGGCGGTCGCTACTCGGACGACTGGCACCGTGCGCATCTCTACAACCCGCGCAACGTCGTGCCTGAGTCGAAGATGCCGTCCTACCCCTGGCTGGTGGAGGACACCCTCAACGGCAAGGACACCGCCGCGAAGATGAAAGCGCTGCGCAGCGTAGGCGTGCCGTACAGCGATGACGACATTGCCGCTGCCGGTGAAGCCGTCAAGGGCAAAACCGAGATGGACGCGCTGGTGGCGTACCTGCAGGTACTCGGGACCGCACTTCAGAACAAGCGCTGA
- the ccoN gene encoding cytochrome-c oxidase, cbb3-type subunit I, with translation MNTATSTAYDYKVVRQFAIMTVVWGIVGMGLGVFIAAQLAWPFLNFDLPWTSFGRLRPLHTNAVIFAFGGCALFATSYYSVQRTCQTTLFAPKLAAFTFWGWQLVILLAAISLPLGFTSSKEYAELEWPIDILITIVWVSYAIVFFGTLATRKVKHIYVGNWFFGGFILTVALLHVVNNLEVPVTAMKSYSLYSGATDAMVQWWYGHNAVGFFLTAGFLGIMYYFVPKQAERPVYSYRLSIVHFWALITVYIWAGPHHLHYTALPDWAQSLGMVMSLILLAPSWGGMINGMMTLSGAWHKLRSDPILRFLVVSLAFYGMSTFEGPMMAIKTVNALSHYTDWTIGHVHAGALGWVAMVSIGALYHLIPKVFGRAQMHSIGLINAHFWLATIGTVLYIASMWVNGIAQGLMWRAINEDGTLTYSFVEALEASHPGFVVRMIGGAIFFAGMLLMAYNTWRTVQAAKPAEYEAAAQIA, from the coding sequence ATGAACACAGCAACCAGTACCGCCTACGACTACAAGGTGGTCCGCCAATTCGCCATCATGACGGTGGTGTGGGGAATCGTCGGGATGGGGCTCGGCGTTTTCATCGCAGCGCAGTTGGCCTGGCCGTTCCTTAACTTCGACCTGCCCTGGACCAGCTTCGGCCGCCTGCGACCTTTGCACACCAACGCGGTGATCTTCGCCTTTGGTGGCTGCGCATTGTTCGCGACCTCCTATTACTCCGTCCAGCGCACCTGTCAGACCACGCTGTTCGCACCGAAGCTGGCCGCCTTCACCTTCTGGGGCTGGCAACTGGTGATTCTGTTGGCTGCGATCAGCCTGCCGCTGGGTTTCACCAGCTCCAAAGAGTACGCCGAGCTCGAATGGCCGATCGATATCCTGATCACCATCGTCTGGGTTTCCTACGCGATCGTGTTCTTCGGGACGCTTGCGACTCGCAAGGTTAAGCACATCTACGTGGGCAACTGGTTCTTCGGCGGTTTCATTCTGACCGTTGCCCTGCTCCATGTGGTCAACAACCTGGAAGTGCCGGTCACGGCGATGAAGTCCTACTCGCTCTATTCCGGCGCGACGGATGCAATGGTCCAGTGGTGGTACGGCCACAACGCCGTAGGCTTCTTCCTCACCGCGGGCTTCCTCGGGATCATGTACTACTTCGTGCCGAAGCAGGCCGAGCGTCCGGTGTATTCCTATCGCCTGTCGATTGTTCACTTCTGGGCGTTGATCACCGTCTACATCTGGGCTGGCCCGCACCACCTGCACTACACCGCGCTGCCAGACTGGGCGCAGAGCCTGGGCATGGTGATGTCGCTGATCCTGCTGGCGCCAAGCTGGGGTGGCATGATCAACGGCATGATGACCCTGTCGGGCGCCTGGCATAAGTTGCGCAGCGACCCGATCCTGCGCTTCCTGGTCGTGTCACTGGCGTTCTATGGCATGTCGACCTTCGAAGGTCCGATGATGGCCATCAAGACCGTCAACGCCCTCTCCCACTACACCGACTGGACCATCGGCCACGTTCACGCCGGCGCCCTCGGCTGGGTTGCCATGGTCTCGATCGGTGCGCTGTATCACCTGATCCCGAAAGTATTTGGCCGCGCCCAGATGCACAGCATCGGCCTGATCAACGCGCATTTCTGGCTGGCCACCATCGGCACCGTGCTCTACATCGCCTCCATGTGGGTCAACGGGATCGCCCAGGGCCTGATGTGGCGTGCGATCAACGAAGACGGCACCCTCACCTACTCCTTTGTCGAGGCGCTGGAAGCCAGCCACCCCGGCTTCGTAGTGCGGATGATCGGCGGTGCGATCTTCTTCGCCGGCATGTTGCTGATGGCATACAACACCTGGCGCACCGTACAGGCGGCCAAGCCGGCCGAATACGAAGCCGCTGCGCAGATCGCCTGA
- the ctaD gene encoding cytochrome c oxidase subunit I — MNASFRGSAPSTDPDQLHDQFNDVWGNPRGWRALTIVNHTSIGLRFLITGGVFFLIGGLMAMLIRTQLALPGYVLMEPEVYNQVFTMHGSVMMFLFAVPMMEGLAVYLIPKMIGARDLIFPRLSSLGYFCYLFGGIILLSSVFLGVAPKAGWFMYTPLSSSSHMPGVNSDFWLLGITFVEISAVSAGVELVVSILRTRTNGMALHKMPLYAWYILVMALMIVFGFPPLILGSILLELERAAGLPFFDTAKGGDPVLWQHLFWLFGHPEVYIIFLPGAGIVSTLLPVFCQRPLVGYRWVVLGVLTTGFLSFGLWVHHMFTVGIPALALGFFSAASMLVAIPTGVQIFAWIATLWLGKPVYHVPMLWLVGFLIVFVCGGLTGVMVALVPFDWQVHDTHFVVAHMHYVLVGGMFFPLMAGLYYWLPHFSGRMPSVRLGRWGFWLVFIGFNTTFLIMHWTGLMGMPRRVYTYDTGLGWDLPNLISSIGSFIMAIGIGTILLDIVLHFRFGQPAKTNPWNADTLEWATALPPSAYNFVSLPDVTDRHPLWKDPNLPESIARGEHALTTINHGRRETWGSDPLTGKVREIIHLPGNSWLPFIASVFLAVLCLSLLNKVYWLALVATIATLIVLFRWSWENGAHPAAAPDAHTQPGEPPLHSRTFDGPGLWGMGVTLLANATLYLSLLFGWFYLWTVSPEWQVPAQSDLNGWLMLASAIVLTIATLWMRVIPARLRRGNHAGLIGNLSIVSALGLVQFAALLWVLLSANLAITETAHDAVIFVILAYSLIHCGLATVCTVLQVLRVHFGYVGKLAPYEPVVVEQLWYYNLGVVWSAYAAIVLFPSAWGGA; from the coding sequence ATGAATGCTTCGTTCAGGGGCAGCGCCCCTTCTACCGACCCGGATCAACTGCACGATCAGTTCAATGACGTCTGGGGCAATCCTCGAGGCTGGCGCGCGCTGACGATCGTCAACCACACCAGTATCGGCCTGCGCTTCCTAATCACCGGTGGTGTGTTCTTTCTGATCGGCGGGCTGATGGCCATGCTGATCCGCACTCAGCTAGCGTTGCCCGGCTATGTGCTGATGGAGCCGGAGGTTTACAACCAGGTCTTCACCATGCACGGCTCGGTGATGATGTTCCTGTTTGCGGTGCCGATGATGGAGGGCCTGGCCGTCTACCTCATCCCGAAGATGATCGGCGCGCGCGACCTGATTTTTCCGCGTCTGTCGTCGCTCGGTTACTTCTGTTATTTGTTCGGCGGGATCATCCTGCTGTCCAGCGTGTTTCTCGGCGTCGCGCCCAAAGCCGGCTGGTTCATGTACACACCGCTGTCCAGCTCATCGCACATGCCCGGCGTGAATTCGGACTTCTGGCTGCTGGGCATCACCTTCGTCGAGATTTCTGCCGTGAGCGCCGGCGTTGAGCTGGTCGTTTCAATTCTGCGCACCCGCACCAACGGCATGGCACTGCACAAGATGCCGCTGTATGCGTGGTACATCCTGGTGATGGCGCTGATGATCGTGTTCGGGTTTCCACCGCTGATCCTCGGCAGTATCTTGCTGGAGCTGGAGCGCGCGGCCGGACTGCCGTTCTTCGATACGGCCAAGGGTGGCGATCCCGTGCTCTGGCAGCATCTGTTCTGGCTGTTCGGCCACCCCGAGGTGTACATCATCTTTCTACCCGGCGCAGGCATCGTCTCGACGTTGCTACCGGTGTTCTGCCAGCGGCCGCTGGTGGGCTATCGCTGGGTGGTTCTCGGTGTGCTGACCACAGGCTTTCTGAGCTTCGGTCTCTGGGTCCACCACATGTTCACGGTGGGCATTCCGGCGCTGGCGCTGGGCTTCTTTTCCGCGGCGAGCATGCTGGTGGCGATCCCGACGGGTGTGCAAATCTTCGCCTGGATTGCCACCTTGTGGCTGGGCAAACCGGTGTATCACGTCCCAATGCTCTGGCTGGTGGGCTTCCTGATCGTCTTTGTCTGCGGCGGCCTGACCGGCGTGATGGTCGCGCTGGTGCCCTTTGACTGGCAGGTTCACGACACGCATTTCGTCGTCGCGCACATGCATTACGTGCTGGTGGGCGGCATGTTCTTTCCGCTGATGGCCGGGCTGTATTACTGGCTGCCGCACTTCTCCGGCCGCATGCCTTCGGTACGTCTCGGGCGCTGGGGCTTCTGGCTGGTTTTCATTGGGTTCAACACCACCTTCCTGATCATGCACTGGACCGGCCTGATGGGTATGCCCCGCCGGGTTTACACCTACGACACGGGCCTAGGCTGGGACCTTCCAAACCTGATCTCGTCGATCGGCAGCTTCATCATGGCCATCGGCATCGGCACGATTCTGCTGGATATCGTCCTGCACTTTCGCTTCGGCCAGCCGGCAAAAACCAACCCCTGGAATGCCGATACCTTGGAGTGGGCGACTGCCCTGCCGCCAAGCGCGTATAACTTCGTCAGCCTGCCAGACGTCACCGACCGGCACCCCCTGTGGAAGGATCCAAACCTTCCCGAAAGCATCGCGCGGGGCGAGCATGCGCTGACCACGATCAATCACGGCCGGAGGGAAACCTGGGGCTCCGACCCGCTGACGGGCAAGGTTCGCGAGATCATTCACCTGCCCGGTAACAGCTGGTTGCCCTTTATCGCATCGGTATTTCTCGCCGTACTCTGCCTGAGCCTACTGAACAAGGTGTACTGGCTGGCCCTGGTGGCCACCATCGCGACGTTGATCGTGCTGTTCCGCTGGTCATGGGAAAACGGCGCGCACCCCGCCGCCGCGCCAGATGCGCACACGCAGCCGGGCGAACCTCCCCTGCACTCGCGCACGTTCGACGGCCCCGGATTGTGGGGCATGGGCGTCACGCTGCTGGCCAATGCCACCCTGTATCTGTCGCTGCTGTTCGGCTGGTTCTATCTGTGGACCGTTTCACCCGAATGGCAGGTACCGGCACAGTCCGATCTGAACGGCTGGCTGATGCTGGCGAGCGCGATCGTGTTGACCATCGCTACGTTGTGGATGCGTGTCATCCCGGCGCGGCTTCGCCGCGGCAACCATGCGGGGCTGATAGGCAATCTCAGCATTGTTTCAGCGCTCGGCCTCGTTCAATTCGCTGCGCTGCTGTGGGTATTGCTGAGCGCGAACCTGGCGATCACCGAAACCGCGCATGATGCGGTGATCTTCGTGATCCTGGCCTACAGCCTGATCCATTGCGGGCTCGCCACGGTCTGCACCGTGCTGCAGGTGCTCCGGGTACATTTCGGTTATGTGGGGAAGCTGGCGCCGTATGAACCGGTGGTCGTCGAGCAGCTCTGGTACTACAACCTAGGCGTCGTCTGGAGTGCGTACGCCGCGATCGTGCTGTTCCCATCGGCTTGGGGAGGTGCCTGA